The Streptomyces sp. RKAG293 genome includes a region encoding these proteins:
- the pepN gene encoding aminopeptidase N produces the protein MPALTRAEAETRARLIDVHHYAIHLDLTRGDATFRSTTVIRFSAREAGAATFIDLRPAALHSAALNGHALDPGTLDDGRLPLTGLRAGNELRIDADMHYSRTGEGMHRFTDPADGEVYTYSQLGLDHSPAFAATFDQPDLKAVFDVTVTAPPAWTVLGNGIAQRTSTGEGHWQLATTPPISTYLLAVAAGPWHSIRTEHAGLPFGLHARKSLGPYLESNAAELLDTTRRCFDRYHEIFDEPYAFDSYDQAFVPELNWGAMENPGLVTFRDEYVYRSAVTHTERQSRAVVIAHEMAHMWFGDLVTLRWWDDIWLNESFAEYLGYQVLAEATGFTSTWTDFAIARKIYGYDADQRPSTHPVAPEAVPDTASAMLNFDGISYAKGASALRQLVAWLGTRDFLAGVNDHMARHRFGNATLDDFIESLAGATDRDVRKWAAQWLRTTGVDTLQPHFDGPAAPFIARTGSRPHHINVGLYDRAVTDPCRLVLRERLEADLAAPRVPLLPEGRPVRPDLVLLNDGDLSYTKIRFDDQSWTTVTECLSGLPDPLSRAVVWNAARDLVRDGELPPGDYFDLVLRHLPAETDPAIVQGVLAFTRGQLIDRYRGPARRTADLTLLAGVCRTFLHGADAALHLSAARTLIDCAGTEGDTARLRDWLTAGRITDGPALDPELRWQLLLRLTVLGAATPGDIAAELARDPSASGEEGAARCRAALPDPQAKHAAWTSMFGDDSLSVYLFTATAQGFWQPEQHHLLHGYVPHYFAAATAVAARRGPALATAAGRHAFPTTATDMSTLRLGGECLRDANPLPALRRQLADQLHELQRALKIRATYPEPADDTVRG, from the coding sequence ATGCCAGCCCTGACTCGCGCCGAGGCCGAGACCCGCGCCCGCCTGATCGACGTGCACCATTACGCGATCCACCTGGACCTCACCCGCGGCGACGCGACCTTCCGCTCCACCACGGTGATCCGCTTCAGCGCGCGCGAAGCCGGCGCCGCCACCTTCATCGACCTCAGGCCCGCCGCACTGCACAGCGCCGCACTCAACGGCCACGCGCTCGACCCCGGCACCCTGGACGACGGCCGGCTCCCGCTCACCGGGCTGCGGGCCGGCAACGAACTGCGGATCGACGCGGACATGCACTACTCCCGCACCGGCGAAGGCATGCACCGCTTCACCGATCCCGCCGACGGCGAGGTCTACACGTACTCCCAGCTCGGCCTCGACCACAGCCCCGCGTTCGCCGCCACGTTCGACCAGCCCGACCTCAAGGCCGTCTTCGACGTCACCGTCACCGCCCCGCCCGCCTGGACCGTCCTCGGCAACGGCATAGCGCAGCGCACCAGCACCGGCGAAGGGCACTGGCAGCTCGCCACGACGCCACCCATCAGCACCTACCTCCTCGCGGTCGCCGCGGGCCCCTGGCACAGCATCCGCACCGAACACGCGGGACTGCCCTTCGGCCTGCACGCCCGCAAGAGCCTGGGACCGTACCTGGAGAGCAACGCGGCCGAACTCCTCGACACCACCCGCCGCTGCTTCGACCGCTACCACGAGATCTTCGACGAGCCCTACGCCTTCGACTCCTACGACCAGGCGTTCGTCCCGGAACTCAACTGGGGCGCCATGGAGAACCCCGGCCTCGTCACCTTCCGCGACGAATACGTCTACCGCTCCGCCGTCACCCACACCGAACGCCAGAGCCGGGCCGTCGTCATCGCCCACGAAATGGCCCACATGTGGTTCGGCGACCTCGTCACCCTGCGCTGGTGGGACGACATCTGGCTCAACGAGTCCTTCGCCGAGTACCTCGGCTACCAGGTGCTCGCCGAAGCCACCGGCTTCACCAGCACCTGGACCGACTTCGCCATCGCCCGCAAGATCTACGGCTACGACGCCGACCAGCGCCCCTCCACCCACCCCGTCGCCCCCGAAGCCGTCCCCGACACCGCCTCCGCGATGCTGAACTTCGACGGCATCTCCTACGCGAAGGGCGCCTCCGCACTGCGGCAGCTCGTCGCCTGGCTCGGCACCAGGGACTTCCTCGCGGGCGTCAACGACCACATGGCCCGGCACCGCTTCGGCAACGCCACCCTCGACGACTTCATCGAGTCCCTCGCCGGCGCCACCGACCGCGACGTCCGCAAATGGGCCGCGCAGTGGCTGCGCACCACCGGCGTCGACACCCTCCAGCCGCACTTCGACGGCCCCGCCGCACCGTTCATCGCCCGCACCGGCAGCCGCCCGCACCACATCAACGTCGGCCTGTACGACCGGGCCGTGACCGACCCGTGCCGGCTCGTCCTGCGCGAACGCCTCGAAGCGGACCTCGCCGCCCCCCGCGTCCCGCTGCTGCCCGAAGGCCGCCCCGTCCGCCCCGACCTGGTGCTGCTCAACGACGGCGACCTCAGCTACACCAAGATCCGCTTCGACGACCAGTCGTGGACCACCGTCACCGAATGCCTCAGCGGCCTGCCCGACCCGCTCTCCCGCGCCGTCGTCTGGAACGCCGCCCGCGACCTGGTGCGCGACGGCGAACTGCCGCCCGGCGACTACTTCGACCTCGTGCTGCGGCACCTGCCCGCCGAGACGGACCCCGCCATCGTCCAGGGCGTCCTCGCCTTCACCCGCGGCCAGCTCATCGACCGCTACCGCGGCCCCGCCCGCCGCACCGCCGACCTGACCCTGCTCGCCGGTGTCTGCCGGACGTTCCTGCACGGCGCCGACGCCGCCCTGCACCTCAGCGCCGCCCGCACCCTCATCGACTGCGCCGGCACCGAGGGCGACACCGCCCGGCTGCGCGACTGGCTCACCGCCGGCCGGATCACCGACGGACCCGCCCTCGACCCCGAACTGCGCTGGCAGCTGCTGCTCCGCCTCACCGTCCTCGGCGCCGCCACCCCCGGTGACATCGCCGCGGAACTCGCCCGCGACCCCAGCGCCTCCGGCGAGGAGGGCGCCGCCCGCTGCCGCGCAGCCCTCCCCGACCCGCAGGCCAAACACGCCGCCTGGACGTCGATGTTCGGCGACGACTCCCTGTCGGTCTATCTGTTCACCGCCACCGCCCAGGGGTTCTGGCAGCCGGAACAGCACCATCTGCTGCACGGGTACGTGCCGCACTACTTCGCGGCGGCCACCGCCGTCGCCGCCCGCCGCGGCCCCGCCCTCGCCACGGCCGCCGGCCGGCACGCCTTCCCCACCACGGCCACCGACATGTCCACCCTGCGGCTCGGCGGCGAATGCCTGCGCGACGCGAACCCGCTGCCGGCGCTGCGCCGCCAGCTCGCCGACCAACTCCACGAACTGCAACGGGCGTTGAAGATCCGGGCGACGTACCCCGAGCCGGCCGACGACACCGTCCGCGGCTAG
- a CDS encoding AraC family transcriptional regulator produces MFHTWMRYFSPNPVHHRLGLVCLGVGMQHGALPTVGPRTIDHHVAVVISAGSGWFRHRGGDAVEITAPTLLWLTPDAEHHYAPHPGSGWDESFVDFTGPAAATYTELGYIEPDRPIVPLSDTTGPRAVIARIARAARPGNPLLEVESSAAVHELLVALRRARADTTGDGDRVLDALARDAFLPLTIAEHAARHGMTLAELRAAVRRSADCSPKDYLLGIRLGRAKELLAATDLPVAAVARRVGYEDPAYFSRLFTRRVGAAPVRFREQQYRTVPGGWSTDHLDPRKITRQTADHPGP; encoded by the coding sequence ATGTTCCACACATGGATGCGCTACTTCTCCCCGAACCCGGTCCACCACCGGCTCGGCCTCGTATGCCTCGGCGTCGGCATGCAGCACGGAGCGCTGCCCACCGTCGGGCCGCGCACCATCGACCACCACGTCGCCGTCGTCATCAGCGCCGGCTCCGGCTGGTTCCGGCACCGCGGCGGCGACGCCGTGGAGATCACCGCGCCCACCCTGCTGTGGCTCACCCCCGACGCCGAGCACCACTACGCGCCGCACCCCGGCAGCGGCTGGGACGAGAGCTTCGTCGACTTCACCGGACCCGCCGCCGCCACCTACACCGAACTCGGCTACATCGAGCCCGACCGGCCCATCGTCCCGCTCAGCGACACCACGGGACCGCGCGCCGTCATCGCCCGCATAGCCCGCGCCGCCCGCCCCGGAAACCCACTCCTCGAAGTCGAGAGCTCCGCCGCCGTCCATGAACTCCTCGTCGCCCTGCGCCGCGCCCGCGCCGACACCACCGGCGACGGCGACCGGGTGCTCGACGCCCTCGCCCGCGACGCGTTCCTGCCGCTGACCATCGCGGAACACGCCGCCCGGCACGGCATGACGCTGGCCGAACTGCGCGCCGCGGTCCGCCGCAGCGCCGACTGCAGCCCCAAGGACTACCTGCTCGGCATCCGGCTCGGCCGTGCCAAGGAACTCCTCGCCGCCACCGACCTGCCGGTCGCCGCCGTCGCCCGCCGCGTCGGCTACGAGGACCCCGCCTACTTCAGCCGGCTGTTCACCCGCCGGGTCGGCGCCGCCCCCGTACGCTTCCGCGAACAGCAGTACCGCACCGTCCCCGGCGGCTGGTCCACCGACCACCTCGACCCACGGAAGATCACCCGCCAGACAGCAGATCACCCCGGGCCGTGA
- a CDS encoding response regulator transcription factor — MTISVVIADDQEMVRTGFRMILDSEPDIDVVADVVDGEAALDAARRLHPDVCLLDIRMPKLDGLEVTRLLCAPEVVRPPRVVIVTTFDLDEYVHTALRNGACGFLLKDSSPAMLVEAVRAAAVGDSLISPAITVRLLRDMAPAAGSPGAGPVRQPAEPLTEREQDVVRCLARGMTNAEIASELFVSLSTVKTHLGHVQIKLEARNRVEIAAWAWESGLAAGPGGGPA, encoded by the coding sequence ATGACGATCAGCGTGGTCATCGCCGATGACCAGGAGATGGTCAGGACCGGTTTCCGGATGATCCTGGACAGCGAGCCGGACATCGACGTCGTCGCCGATGTCGTCGACGGCGAAGCCGCCCTCGACGCCGCCCGCCGGCTGCACCCCGACGTCTGCCTCCTCGACATCCGGATGCCGAAACTCGACGGCCTGGAAGTGACCCGGCTGCTGTGCGCCCCCGAAGTGGTCCGGCCGCCCCGCGTCGTCATCGTCACCACCTTCGACCTGGACGAATACGTGCACACCGCGCTCCGCAACGGCGCCTGCGGCTTCCTGCTCAAGGACTCCAGCCCCGCCATGCTCGTCGAGGCGGTGCGGGCCGCCGCGGTCGGCGACTCGCTGATCTCGCCCGCCATCACCGTGCGGCTGCTGCGCGACATGGCGCCGGCCGCCGGATCACCGGGGGCCGGGCCCGTCCGGCAGCCCGCCGAGCCGCTCACCGAACGCGAGCAGGACGTCGTGCGGTGCCTGGCCCGCGGAATGACGAACGCCGAGATCGCCTCCGAGCTGTTCGTGTCCCTCTCCACCGTCAAGACCCACCTGGGCCATGTGCAGATCAAGCTCGAAGCCCGCAACCGGGTCGAGATCGCGGCCTGGGCGTGGGAGAGCGGGCTGGCCGCGGGACCTGGGGGCGGGCCCGCGTGA
- a CDS encoding glutamate synthase subunit beta, with protein MADPKGFLTTPRQLCDRRPVEERKQDWNEVYIPGGLLPIISKQAGRCMDCGIPFCHNGCPLGNLIPEWNDYAYREDWTAASERLHATNNFPEFTGRLCPAPCESACVLGINQDAVTIKNVEVTIIDKAWDSGDVTPQPPERLSGKTVAVIGSGPAGLAAAQQLTRAGHTVAVYERADRIGGLLRYGIPEFKMEKRHINRRIEQMRAEGTKFRTGVQIGTDLLGDKLKKRYDAVVIAAGATQARDLPVPGRELGGIHQAMEYLPLANKVQEGDFVAPPITAEGKHVVVIGGGDTGADCVGTAHRQGAASVTQLEIMPRPSDDRPDNQPWPTMPMTYKVTSAHEEGGERVYAVNTVKFEGDEDGNVQSLHLVEVVFQDGKFVPQPGTERSIPAQLVTLAMGFTGTDQKNGLIDQLGLELDARGNIARDQSYATNVGGVFVAGDAGRGQSLIVWAIAEGRSAASAVDRFLTGASTLPAPVRPTDRPVTV; from the coding sequence ATGGCTGACCCCAAGGGCTTCCTCACCACGCCCCGCCAGCTGTGCGACCGGCGTCCCGTCGAGGAGCGCAAGCAGGACTGGAACGAGGTCTACATCCCCGGCGGGCTGTTGCCGATCATCAGCAAGCAGGCCGGCCGCTGCATGGACTGCGGCATCCCGTTCTGCCACAACGGCTGTCCGCTCGGAAACCTCATCCCCGAGTGGAACGACTACGCGTACCGCGAGGACTGGACCGCGGCCAGCGAGCGGCTGCACGCGACCAACAACTTCCCGGAGTTCACCGGCCGGCTGTGCCCCGCGCCCTGCGAGTCCGCCTGTGTGCTGGGCATCAACCAGGACGCCGTCACCATCAAGAACGTCGAAGTCACCATCATCGACAAGGCGTGGGACAGCGGTGACGTGACCCCGCAGCCGCCGGAGCGGCTGTCCGGCAAGACCGTCGCCGTCATCGGCTCGGGCCCGGCGGGACTCGCCGCCGCCCAGCAGCTGACCCGCGCCGGCCACACGGTCGCGGTGTACGAGCGCGCCGACCGCATCGGCGGCCTGCTGCGCTACGGCATCCCCGAGTTCAAGATGGAAAAGCGGCACATCAACCGCCGTATCGAGCAGATGCGCGCCGAGGGCACCAAGTTCCGCACCGGTGTCCAGATCGGCACCGACCTGCTGGGCGACAAGCTCAAGAAGCGCTATGACGCGGTCGTCATCGCCGCCGGTGCCACCCAGGCCCGCGATCTGCCGGTGCCCGGCCGTGAGCTCGGCGGCATCCACCAGGCGATGGAGTACCTGCCGCTCGCCAACAAGGTGCAGGAGGGCGACTTCGTCGCTCCGCCGATCACCGCCGAGGGCAAGCACGTGGTCGTCATCGGCGGCGGCGACACCGGCGCCGACTGCGTCGGCACCGCCCACCGCCAGGGCGCGGCCTCGGTCACCCAGCTGGAGATCATGCCGCGGCCGTCCGACGACCGCCCGGACAACCAGCCCTGGCCGACGATGCCGATGACGTACAAGGTCACCTCGGCGCACGAGGAGGGCGGCGAGCGCGTCTACGCCGTCAACACCGTGAAGTTCGAGGGCGACGAGGACGGCAACGTCCAGTCGCTGCACCTGGTCGAGGTGGTGTTCCAGGACGGGAAGTTCGTGCCGCAGCCGGGCACCGAGCGCTCCATCCCGGCCCAGCTCGTCACGCTGGCCATGGGCTTCACCGGCACCGACCAGAAGAACGGCCTGATCGACCAGCTCGGCCTGGAACTGGACGCGCGCGGCAACATCGCCCGCGACCAGAGCTACGCGACCAACGTCGGCGGCGTGTTCGTCGCCGGTGACGCGGGCCGCGGCCAGTCGCTCATCGTGTGGGCCATCGCCGAGGGCCGCTCGGCCGCCAGCGCGGTGGACCGCTTCCTGACCGGCGCCAGCACCCTGCCCGCCCCGGTCCGCCCGACGGACCGCCCGGTCACGGTCTGA
- the gltB gene encoding glutamate synthase large subunit produces the protein MRSAFMDGRPAPQGMYDPRNEHDACGVGFVATLTGEASHALVEQALTVLRNLEHRGATGSEPDSGDGAGILLQVPDAFLREAAGFALPEAGHYAVGIGFLPVDTEDRTKAVDAIERIAVEEGLSVLGWREVPVAPQLLGATARSTMPHFAQLFVADGTGTRSGLALDRPAFVLRKRAEREADVYFPSLSARTIIYKGMLTTGQLEPFFPDLSDRRTATAIALVHSRFSTNTFPSWPLAHPYRFVAHNGEINTVKGNRNWMRARESQLDSDLFDGSLERVFPVCTPGASDTASFDEVLELLHLGGRSLPHSVLMMIPEAWENHASMEPARRAFYQYHSTIMEPWDGPACVTFTDGTQVGAVLDRNGLRPGRYWVTDDGLVVLASESGVLDIEPGKIVRKGRLQPGKMFLVDTAEHRIIEDDEIKTALAAEHPYAEWLDAGLIALEDLPEREHIVHTHASVTRRQQTFGYTEEELRVILAPMAKTGGEPLGSMGTDSPIAALSDRPRLLFDYFTQLFAQVTNPPLDAIREELVTSLISTVGPGGNLLEPSPASCRNVVLPFPVIDNDELAKLIHINADGDLPGLGAATLSGLYRVAGGGESLAARLTEICAEVDAAMEDGARLIVLSDRHSDAEHAPIPSLLLTSAVHHHLIRTKQRTQVGLIVEAGDVREVHHVALLIGYGAAAVNPYLAMESVEDLARADTFLQGIEAEDAIRNLIKALGKGVLKVMSKMGISTVASYRGAQVFEAIGLDTEFVDTYFHGTDTKLGGSGLDVVAREVASRHAKAYPVSGIAAAHRRLDIGGEYQWRREGEPHLFDPDTVFRLQHSTRTRRYDIFKQYTSRVDEQSERLMTLRGLFNFKEGRTPISIDEVEPVSSIVRRFSTGAMSYGSISMEAHETLAIAMNQLGGKSNTGEGGEDAERLYDPARRSAIKQVASGRFGVTSEYLVNSDDIQIKMAQGAKPGEGGQLPGHKVYPWVAKTRHSTPGVGLISPPPHHDIYSIEDLAQLIHDLKNANPKARIHVKLVSEVGVGTVAAGVSKAHADVVLISGHDGGTGASPLTSLKHAGGPWELGLAETQQTLLLNGLRDRIVVQTDGQLKTGRDVVIAALLGAEEFGFATAPLVVSGCIMMRVCHLDTCPVGVATQNPVLRERFSGKAEYIVNFFEFIAEEVREILAELGFRTIEEAVGHAELIDAGRAVDHWKAQGLDLAPLLYVPELPDGAVRHQVTVQDHGLEKALDNTLIQLAEEALATGAPVRVQLPIRNVNRTVGTMLGHEVTKKYGGAGLPEDTIDITLTGSAGQSFGAFLPRGITLRLEGDANDYVGKGLSGGRVIVRPDRGADHLAEFSTIAGNTIAYGATGGELFLRGRTGERFCVRNSGATVVSEGVGDHGCEYMTGGRAVVLGETGRNFAAGMSGGIAYVLDLDPDNVNTGMVNVEALDAEDITWLHDVVRRHQEETGSTVAEKLLGDWGTTLTRFGKVMPRDYKAVLAAKNAAEQAGLSESETTAKMMEAANG, from the coding sequence ATGCGTTCCGCGTTCATGGACGGGCGACCCGCCCCGCAGGGAATGTACGACCCCCGCAACGAGCACGACGCCTGTGGCGTCGGCTTCGTGGCCACCCTGACGGGCGAGGCCAGCCACGCGCTGGTCGAGCAGGCACTGACCGTTCTGCGCAATCTGGAGCACCGCGGTGCCACCGGTTCCGAACCCGACTCGGGTGACGGCGCGGGCATCCTCCTCCAGGTCCCGGACGCGTTTCTGCGCGAAGCCGCCGGGTTCGCCCTCCCCGAGGCCGGCCACTACGCCGTAGGCATCGGATTCCTGCCCGTCGACACCGAGGACCGCACCAAGGCGGTCGACGCGATCGAGCGGATCGCCGTCGAAGAGGGCCTCAGCGTCCTCGGCTGGCGCGAGGTCCCCGTCGCGCCGCAGCTGCTGGGTGCCACCGCCCGCTCGACGATGCCGCACTTCGCCCAGCTCTTCGTGGCCGACGGCACCGGCACCAGGTCCGGCCTGGCGCTGGACCGGCCCGCCTTCGTGCTGCGCAAGCGCGCCGAGCGCGAGGCCGACGTCTACTTCCCGTCGCTGTCCGCGCGCACGATCATCTACAAGGGCATGCTCACCACCGGGCAGCTGGAGCCGTTCTTCCCGGACCTGTCGGACCGGCGGACCGCCACCGCGATCGCCCTGGTGCACTCCCGCTTCTCCACCAACACCTTCCCGAGCTGGCCGCTGGCCCACCCGTACCGGTTCGTGGCGCACAACGGTGAGATCAACACCGTCAAGGGCAACCGCAACTGGATGCGGGCCCGCGAGTCGCAGCTCGACAGCGACCTGTTCGACGGCAGCCTGGAGCGGGTCTTCCCGGTCTGCACCCCCGGCGCCTCGGACACCGCGTCCTTCGACGAGGTGCTGGAACTGCTGCACCTCGGCGGCCGCTCACTGCCGCACAGCGTGCTGATGATGATCCCCGAGGCATGGGAGAACCACGCCTCGATGGAGCCGGCCCGCCGCGCGTTCTACCAGTACCACTCCACGATCATGGAGCCCTGGGACGGCCCGGCCTGCGTCACCTTCACCGACGGCACCCAGGTCGGCGCGGTCCTGGACCGCAACGGTCTGCGCCCCGGCCGCTACTGGGTGACCGACGACGGCCTCGTCGTGCTCGCCTCGGAATCCGGCGTCCTGGACATCGAACCCGGCAAGATCGTCCGCAAGGGACGGCTGCAGCCCGGCAAGATGTTCCTCGTCGACACCGCCGAGCACCGCATCATCGAGGACGACGAGATCAAGACGGCGCTGGCCGCCGAGCACCCGTACGCGGAGTGGCTCGACGCCGGGCTGATCGCCCTGGAGGACCTGCCCGAGCGTGAGCACATCGTGCACACCCATGCCTCGGTCACCCGCCGCCAGCAGACCTTCGGCTACACCGAGGAAGAGCTGCGCGTCATCCTCGCCCCGATGGCCAAGACCGGCGGCGAACCGCTCGGCTCCATGGGTACCGACTCGCCGATCGCGGCGCTGTCCGACCGCCCCCGGCTGCTCTTCGACTACTTCACCCAGCTGTTCGCGCAGGTCACCAACCCGCCGCTGGACGCCATCCGCGAGGAGCTCGTCACCTCGCTGATCTCCACGGTCGGCCCCGGCGGCAACCTGCTGGAGCCGTCACCGGCCTCCTGTCGCAACGTCGTGCTGCCCTTCCCGGTGATAGACAACGACGAGCTGGCGAAGCTCATCCACATCAACGCCGACGGCGACCTGCCCGGCCTCGGCGCCGCGACCCTGTCCGGCCTGTACCGGGTCGCGGGCGGCGGCGAGTCCCTCGCGGCGCGCCTCACCGAGATCTGCGCCGAGGTCGACGCCGCGATGGAGGACGGCGCGCGCCTCATCGTGCTGTCCGACCGGCACTCCGACGCCGAGCACGCGCCGATCCCGTCGCTGCTGCTCACCTCGGCCGTCCACCACCACCTGATCCGCACCAAGCAGCGCACCCAGGTCGGCCTGATCGTCGAGGCCGGCGATGTGCGCGAGGTGCACCACGTCGCGCTGCTCATCGGCTACGGTGCCGCGGCCGTCAACCCGTACCTGGCCATGGAGTCCGTCGAGGACCTGGCCCGCGCGGACACCTTCCTGCAGGGCATCGAGGCCGAGGACGCGATCCGCAACCTCATCAAGGCGCTCGGCAAGGGCGTCCTGAAGGTCATGTCCAAGATGGGCATCTCCACCGTCGCCTCCTACCGCGGCGCGCAGGTCTTCGAGGCCATCGGCCTGGACACCGAGTTCGTCGACACCTACTTCCACGGCACCGACACCAAACTCGGCGGCTCCGGCCTCGACGTGGTCGCCCGGGAGGTCGCCTCCCGGCACGCCAAGGCCTACCCGGTCTCCGGCATCGCCGCAGCGCACCGCCGCCTCGACATCGGCGGCGAGTACCAGTGGCGCCGCGAGGGCGAACCGCACCTGTTCGACCCGGACACGGTCTTCCGGCTGCAGCACTCCACGCGCACCCGCCGCTACGACATCTTCAAGCAGTACACCAGCCGCGTCGACGAGCAGTCGGAGCGCCTGATGACGCTGCGCGGGCTGTTCAACTTCAAGGAGGGCCGCACCCCGATCTCCATCGACGAGGTCGAGCCGGTCTCCTCGATCGTCCGGCGCTTCTCCACCGGCGCCATGTCGTACGGCTCCATCTCCATGGAGGCGCACGAGACCCTCGCCATCGCCATGAACCAGCTGGGCGGCAAGTCCAACACCGGTGAGGGCGGCGAGGACGCCGAGCGGCTCTACGACCCGGCCCGGCGCAGCGCCATCAAGCAGGTCGCCTCCGGCCGCTTCGGCGTGACCAGCGAATACCTGGTCAACTCCGACGACATCCAGATCAAGATGGCGCAGGGCGCCAAGCCCGGCGAGGGCGGCCAGCTGCCCGGCCACAAGGTCTACCCCTGGGTCGCCAAGACCCGGCACAGCACGCCCGGCGTCGGCCTGATCTCGCCGCCGCCGCACCACGACATCTACTCGATCGAGGACCTCGCCCAGCTCATCCACGACCTGAAGAACGCCAACCCCAAGGCGCGCATTCACGTCAAGCTGGTCTCCGAGGTCGGCGTCGGCACCGTCGCCGCCGGTGTCTCCAAGGCACACGCGGACGTCGTCCTGATCTCCGGCCACGACGGCGGAACGGGCGCCTCGCCGCTCACCTCGCTCAAGCACGCGGGCGGCCCCTGGGAGCTCGGCCTCGCCGAGACCCAGCAGACGCTGCTGCTCAACGGGCTGCGCGACCGTATCGTCGTGCAGACCGACGGCCAGCTCAAGACCGGCCGCGACGTCGTCATCGCCGCCCTGCTGGGCGCCGAGGAGTTCGGCTTCGCGACCGCCCCGCTGGTCGTCTCGGGCTGCATCATGATGCGCGTCTGCCACCTGGACACCTGCCCGGTCGGCGTCGCCACCCAGAACCCGGTGCTGCGCGAGCGCTTCAGCGGCAAGGCCGAGTACATCGTCAACTTCTTCGAGTTCATCGCCGAAGAGGTCCGCGAGATCCTCGCCGAGCTGGGCTTCCGCACCATCGAGGAGGCCGTCGGCCACGCCGAGCTCATCGACGCCGGCCGCGCCGTCGACCACTGGAAGGCGCAGGGCCTGGACCTGGCCCCGCTGCTGTACGTGCCGGAACTGCCCGACGGCGCGGTCCGCCACCAGGTCACGGTGCAGGACCACGGCCTGGAGAAGGCGCTCGACAACACGCTGATCCAGCTCGCCGAGGAGGCGCTGGCCACCGGCGCCCCGGTCCGCGTCCAGCTCCCGATCCGCAACGTCAACCGCACGGTCGGCACCATGCTCGGCCACGAGGTGACGAAGAAGTACGGCGGCGCGGGCCTGCCAGAGGACACCATCGACATCACCCTGACCGGCTCCGCCGGCCAGTCGTTCGGCGCCTTCCTCCCCCGGGGCATCACGCTCCGCCTGGAGGGCGACGCCAACGACTACGTCGGCAAGGGCCTGTCCGGCGGCCGCGTCATCGTCCGCCCGGACCGCGGCGCCGACCACCTCGCCGAGTTCTCCACCATCGCGGGCAACACCATCGCGTACGGGGCGACCGGCGGCGAGCTGTTCCTGCGCGGCCGGACCGGCGAACGGTTCTGCGTCCGCAACTCCGGCGCCACCGTCGTCTCGGAGGGCGTGGGCGACCACGGCTGCGAGTACATGACGGGTGGCCGGGCCGTCGTCCTGGGCGAGACGGGCCGCAACTTCGCGGCCGGCATGTCCGGCGGCATCGCGTACGTCCTCGACCTCGACCCGGACAACGTCAACACCGGCATGGTCAACGTCGAGGCGCTCGACGCCGAGGACATCACGTGGCTGCACGATGTCGTGCGCCGCCACCAGGAGGAGACCGGCTCCACCGTCGCCGAGAAGCTGCTCGGCGACTGGGGAACCACCCTCACCCGCTTCGGCAAGGTCATGCCGAGGGACTACAAGGCAGTGCTCGCCGCCAAGAACGCCGCCGAGCAGGCCGGACTCTCCGAGTCCGAGACCACCGCGAAGATGATGGAGGCGGCTAATGGCTGA
- a CDS encoding VIT1/CCC1 transporter family protein, which translates to MSTAVETDEKPAPYHVAHHTHRDVSGGWLRPAVFGAMDGLVSNLALMTGVAGGAVDTKVIVVTGLAGLAAGAFSMAAGEYTSVASQRELVEAELDIERLELSRHPKDELRELAALYVSRGVEPELAMEVARQMSADPEQALEIHAREELGIDPSDLPSPLVAAGSSFVSFALGALLPVLPYLLGATALWPALVLALIGLFACGAAVARVTARSWWFSGIRQLLLGGAAAGVTFVLGSFIGTAVG; encoded by the coding sequence ATGTCGACGGCCGTCGAGACCGATGAGAAGCCCGCGCCGTACCACGTCGCGCACCACACCCACCGGGACGTCAGCGGTGGCTGGCTGCGGCCCGCGGTCTTCGGGGCGATGGACGGACTGGTCTCGAACCTCGCGCTGATGACCGGTGTCGCCGGCGGTGCCGTCGACACGAAGGTGATCGTGGTCACCGGGCTGGCGGGGCTGGCGGCCGGCGCGTTCTCGATGGCGGCGGGGGAGTACACCTCGGTGGCCTCGCAGCGCGAGCTGGTCGAGGCGGAGCTGGACATCGAACGGCTGGAGCTGAGCCGGCACCCCAAGGACGAGCTGCGGGAACTGGCCGCGCTGTACGTGTCCCGCGGGGTGGAGCCCGAGCTGGCGATGGAGGTCGCCCGGCAGATGTCGGCCGACCCCGAGCAGGCGCTGGAGATACACGCCCGCGAGGAACTGGGCATCGACCCGTCGGACCTGCCGTCGCCGCTGGTGGCGGCCGGCTCCTCGTTCGTGTCGTTCGCGCTCGGCGCGCTGCTGCCGGTGCTGCCGTACCTGCTGGGCGCCACGGCGCTGTGGCCCGCGCTGGTGCTGGCGCTGATCGGGCTGTTCGCCTGCGGCGCCGCGGTGGCACGGGTGACGGCCCGCTCCTGGTGGTTCAGCGGAATCCGGCAGCTCCTGTTGGGCGGAGCGGCTGCCGGGGTTACCTTCGTATTGGGTTCATTCATCGGTACCGCCGTCGGCTGA